The following proteins are encoded in a genomic region of Lutra lutra chromosome 16, mLutLut1.2, whole genome shotgun sequence:
- the LOC125086839 gene encoding spermatogenesis-associated protein 32-like isoform X1, which yields MGVTGANGFPCCGKESVDIVETHDLNQQQPFEEEEEIELEKELLELEHTHQVDLDIEHELERELERELELETELKPELEPEPELEPESEPEPEPGPEPEPEPRDPEQPESRTESLQPHTPQHTSLWSLRSHSSYVSLPEEDQASTNHRSIRVQTSNHLFWADKHIQASEHSLRRAISNNTGETTGCQDQESDLEDACVCSTKQIENPSAQPAPPAADSQQPSNPPPPSSSPSLGIDLANLVNFASSLAVASSSKMDLPNLEHMIKVLPQKAEAPSTDPAPQLATGQPEKEKLTKDLLEKSLETEESQKAWKQEDKNFFHPYLDFSKPGIKRATIKGEVQLLQQPARSPPPKGAVKGSVPGTRKGSPLLLKIHFKAAEGRRPRDPRRWHRERTGPHSSLEDCPHRTQEGSRAAGHRRGGLSSRLPH from the exons GTGCCAATGGATTCCCCTGCTGTGGCAAGGAGTCAGTGGACATTGTGGAGACGCA TGACCTAAACCAACAGCAGCCGTTCGAAGAGGAAGAGGAGATCGAG CTGGAAAAAGAATTGCTGGAACTGGAGCACACTCACCAAGTGGACCTGGACATAGAGCACGAACTAGAGCGGGAACTAGAGCGGGAACTAGAGCTGGAGACGGAGCTCAAGCCGGAGctggagccggagccggagctaGAACCAGAGTcagagccggagccggagccggggCCGGAGCCGGAGCCCGAGCCCAGGGACCCAGAGCAGCCGGAGTCTAGGACAGAGTCCCTCCAGCCCCACACACCGCAGCACACCAGCCTCTGGAGTTTGAGGTCGCATTCTAGCTACGTGAGTTTGCCAGAGGAGGACCAGGCGTCCACCAACCATCGCTCTATCCGCGTGCAGACCTCTAACCATCTCTTCTGGGCAGACAAACACATCCAGGCCTCAGAACACAGCCTGCGGCGGGCGATCAGCAATAACACAGGTGAGACCACTGGCTGTCAGGACCAGGAGTCTGACCTCGAGGACGCCTGTGTGTGCAGCACAAAGCAAATCGAAAACCCCAGTGCCCAGCCAGCACCGCCCGCCGCCGACTCCCAGCAGCCATCAAACCCCCCACCGCCCTCCTCCAGTCCCTCACTGGGCATTGACCTGGCCAATCTGGTCAACTTTGCCTCCTCCTTGGCCGTGGCCTCCTCCAGCAAGATGGACTTGCCCAACTTGGAGCACATGATCAAAGTTCTGCCTCAGAAGGCCGAGGCACCTTCTACAGATCCCGCCCCCCAGCTGGCGACGGGccagccagagaaggaaaagctCACTAAGGACTTGCTGGAGAAATCTCTGGAAACTGAGGAGTCACAGAAAGCTTGGAAGCAGGAAGACAAGAACTTCTTCCACCCTTACCTGGATTTCAGCAAGCCGGGGATCAAGAGGGCCACCATAAAAGGAGAAGTGCAGCTTCTCCAGCAGCCGGCCAGGTCCCCTCCTCCTAAAGGAGCCGTGAAGGG CTCGGTGCCAGGAACCAGGAAAGGGAGTCCATTATTGCTGAAAATCCATTTTAAG GCAGCCGAAGGCAGAAGACCAAGAGATCCCCGACGCTGGCACAGGGAACGTACAG GTCCCCACAGCAGCCTCGAAGACTGCCCACACAGGACCCAGGAGGGGAGCAGGGCTGCAGGACACAGAAGGGGAGGCCTCAGCAGCCGGCTCCCCCACTGA
- the LOC125086839 gene encoding EF-hand calcium-binding domain-containing protein 3-like isoform X2, translating into MEGSRRQKTKRSPTLAQGTYRSPQQPRRLPTQDPGGEQGCRTQKGRPQQPAPPLSPREPASIKGVGAEQCSQRPREFKRLAAASSVRSGSWSQRSAEESLLPLTARLLAAFQEIFKLFSSGPTGSVDMRSMKATLRNVGIQLSPQEMCEALQQADLDGDGTVSFKDFLGVLTDSYRLAQCLGQVRNSQFWDPQGLQTLFLEMLFKLMNQGFLPHRVVQEVMSYYTKKQRALRLNPGWKGGSRGRSSAGRPHVGLTFFCQAARLSGLSSTELERSLHRLHKAGAHSPYSQIPNLAVWTPPEDGMWHRVPRPNVRLPKSCHSSRHKLVPTQRLLSPEFVGQPLDYLRPSKMIPSPPTLVQKQPYSPSPACLQKPAMKK; encoded by the exons ATGGAGG GCAGCCGAAGGCAGAAGACCAAGAGATCCCCGACGCTGGCACAGGGAACGTACAG GTCCCCACAGCAGCCTCGAAGACTGCCCACACAGGACCCAGGAGGGGAGCAGGGCTGCAGGACACAGAAGGGGAGGCCTCAGCAGCCGGCTCCCCCACTGAGCCCAAGGGAGCCAGCATCCATCAAAGGCGTAGGGGCCGAGCAGTGCTCCCAAAGGCCCAGGGAATTCAAGCGCCTTGCAGCTGCCAGCTCAGTGCGGTCAGGCTCCTGGTCTCAGCG CTCTGCAGAGGAGAGCCTGCTGCCCCTGACAGCCCGGCTGCTGGCAG CGTTCCAGGAGATCTTCAAACTGTTCAGCTCCGGCCCGACAGGCTCTGTGGACATGCGCAGCATGAAAGCCACCCTGCGCAATGTGGGCATCCAGCTGAGCCCACAGGAGATGTGCGAGGCCTTACAGCAGGCAGATTTGGATG gtgATGGAACCGTAAGCTTCAAAGACTTCCTGGGTGTCCTCACTGACAGCTATCGCCTGGCTCAGTGCTTGG GCCAGGTGAGGAACAGCCAGTTCTGGGACCCCCAGGGCCTGCAAACCCTGTTCTTAGAGATGCTGTTCAAGCTGATGAACCAGGGCTTCCTGCCTCACAGGGTGGTACAGGAAGTGATGAG CTACTACACCAAGAAGCAGCGGGCTCTGCGGCTGAACCCCGGCTGGAAGGGTGGGTCCCGAGGGCGCAGCAGCGCGGGGCGCCCTCACGTGGGCCTCACCTTCTTCTGCCAGGCCGCGCGTCTCAGCGGCCTTTCCAGCACCGAGCTGGAGCGCTCCCTGCACAGACTACACAAAGCGG GTGCGCACAGCCCCTACTCTCAGATACCTAACTTGGCCGTGTGGACACCCCCAGAAGACGGGATGTGGCACCGAGTCCCGCGCCCCAATGTCCGACTTCCCAAGTCCTGCCATTCCAGCCGCCACAAGCTCGTGCCCACCCAGAGGTTGCTTAGCCCGG aGTTCGTGGGCCAGCCACTAGACTATCTGCGCCCCTCGAAGATGATTCCCTCCCCCCCAACTCTAGTGCAGAAGCAGCCCTACTCCCCTTCGCCAGCCTGTTTGCAGAAACCTGCTATGAAAAAGTAA